The nucleotide window GAAATCGATCTCGGCCCTGACGCCGCTTACCGAGACGGTCAGCACCGTCCTACAGAATCGGGAGGGCGCGTAGATGAATCTTCCCATCATCACCAGTGCAGTGGCGCTTTGCGCAACCGTCACCGGCGGGCTGCTCAGCGGTCTCTATTTTGCCTTTGAGGTCAGTACTCGGAAGAGCTTCGCACGTTTACCCGATGATCAGTACGTCGAGGTCTTCGCAGGCATCAACCAGGCGATCCTCAACCCCCGATTCCTGACAGTATTCGCGCTTGCACCACTGTCCTCAGTATTACTGGCCATCCTCGTACCGACCAGATGGACGATTCTCGCTGCAACAGCGTCGCTCGTCGCACTGGGCATCACCGTCGCGGGAAATGTCCCACTGAACAACTACCTCGACAATGCGTTCACAAGTCAGAATGCGGTGTCCGAGATTCGCGCGAACTTCGAGTCCCGGTGGAACTCGCTCAACGCTGCCCGATGCGTAGCGCAGACGGTCGCTGTTGGAGCGACGCTGCTCTTTGCGCTGAACACGAAGGGATAAAAACCCCTTACAGGCTGCGCCCCAAAGCGCGAATCTCCCAGCCTCCGGCCTGCCACGCGTCGAC belongs to Corynebacterium glaucum and includes:
- a CDS encoding DUF1772 domain-containing protein; this encodes MNLPIITSAVALCATVTGGLLSGLYFAFEVSTRKSFARLPDDQYVEVFAGINQAILNPRFLTVFALAPLSSVLLAILVPTRWTILAATASLVALGITVAGNVPLNNYLDNAFTSQNAVSEIRANFESRWNSLNAARCVAQTVAVGATLLFALNTKG